The stretch of DNA ACCAATTGGGTCCCATTGAATCCCATTATAGCCAAGGCTCtaccttcaaaataaaggcaaGACCACTTTGCAGCTCAAACACACTCCCCCCCGCGATTTGTGTGTTTCCCCAGATTTGATGTCCAGTCGtacctcatttatcgcagttaactgcTTCCAGACCGAGtccatttccacaaagtaggattcaatattaataaccaGAATATTAGTTTTGATGCttgagccctgcagacatgaaataacacccctataatcacgtttacactgctattattcaTTGCTTACGTCACATTGCAATGATGTCAAACATAAATGATGAGCAGTTTTAAcggccaccaggtggcagaagtgcatttgataagcaaTCTTTTgcgtgtaaaaacacactcgacagcaaggaggaagtggaggagtgtagcgtgcaggttacgcattgtaaggacattttaacacatgcacacacagttcagttccaaatgttgtaaatagttgatggtgttatatttgtaaataaattgttattttgatgtaaaacaacacgtttttgtgttgtttatgttgtggtatagtaaggaactgatattttcctgaaacttacctacgttctacccatgattactaaagaacggaaaatggTGGAAacacgcttttttttttcctgatgcgAGACGGGAGCCTAATCTTTCTTTGGCACGTTCCATATTTATACagccttgaaaaatctgtcagaatcatctaaaatggccggtactgaaggggttgtcttttgaaaaatggctgggagtaAATGAGTCAATTCATtgtttttggaagaaaaaaaacgtgatatagtgagggagtgatattcgaagcgtgatatagcgagggactactgtattacatgtttAATATTCCACTCTTATGAGAGGTTTTGAAGGTGCCTCACGGGTTAAGATCTGTTGGGAAATATTGTGAAGGCGTGCAGCTCCAAACCCTATTGGAATATTTACCTGTAAGGTTGGTTTGTTTCCTCTTCAGCCCTCCATTCTCCTTCTTCTCCGGGGTTACCTCCACGTTGAAAGGGAAGCTTTCCAGCACGTTTTCAGGGATGTTCTCCTTCTCGCACTGTGGCGGTCCCACCCATCTTTTCTTGGGACTAAAAGCCGCCTCTGCCACCTTTTCACCTTCTGCCCAACCCAGCATACATGACCTGTAGAGCCGGGGCACATCGGCGCCCGGGACGCCCTCCCAGTGAAAATCGCCACTCGCCAGAGGCTTGTCGGTGATGAAGTCGAAGCTCCAGCGCTGCGACGCCTCCTTGAGCTCTTTTCTCAGCTCGACCTGGAAGTCCGCCTGCAGCTGCTTGTGGTCGACCGGACCGAACAGGCTCCGTCGTGTAGGGCGTTTCCCCAGAGGACTCAGGATCCGCTTTCTGCTCGCCATCATTCGACACTAAAGGAAACAAAAGCAAGCACAAGATCACTAACAGCTCCCTGAAAACAACACATGGCTGCAGGGCTGTCAAACTCAGTTACGGCTGCCGCTTGTAAcagtgaatatactgtatgtaatgatTGTGTGAATGCGTTTACGCATTTTGCTACgctacatgttagcatgctaacattagcattgtaacattttttgccatttttatgagtATTAAAATATAAAGACACTACGTGTTGCATGCTAAGGTTAgcatgttaacgttagcatagTAGCCTTTTCGCCGTTTTTATAAGTACAGACTTACAGAAACACTAGCATATTAAGTagcagcatgctaatgttagcatgctagcattgctagcatactaacattagcatagcatttcttgccattttcattagttttaacattggcagacacttagcgctatcatgctaggtttagcatgctaacattagcatagtatcattttagctgtttgagtACAAacctatataaacacttagtgcTATCACGTCAggtcattttttgtcattttcatcaGTATTAACACACGTAGACACCTAGCTCTAGCATGCTAAGTGTTACATGCTAATGTTACCATGTTAGCGTTAGCATAGTAGCCTTTTTTGCCGTTTTCATTAGTTTTAATATTGGCAGACacagcgctatcatgctaggtttagCATACTaacgttagcattgctaacatttcaacattagcatagtaggaTTTTAGTTGTTATAATACGTAGAAACCTATATAAACACTTCATGCTATCATGTCAGGTGTTAGCACTTTAGTGCTAGCAtgctgttaacgttagcatgttagcatagcAATTTAGCCGTTTTTGTAAGCAGAGACTTTTCTAAAAAtttagtgctatcatgctaggtattATTCATACATCcgttttaaattacatttccaCGCCCTTTCAGCGCCTCTTCAGCTTCGAAACTCGCACCTTTCCTGCTCGTTtctgtttttccccccctttcattcattcattcagctcaTGCATTCACACGCCATGTCAGACATTGCATACCACTATTTGCCTCATTaatttattacacaattgcTCATGCATTTGATAATTGCTGGATAATTTGCTTAGGAATCATATGTCATGGTGTTGAAGGGAATGtcttttcatattattatgattattattattattattattattacatataattatgttaaaatgtaaacaacaaatacatctAGCAAGAAAGATGAAGTGatttattgacacacattatttccAGGCCACATGAAATAATCTGGCCTCTGGGCAATCATTTTAACACCTGTGATTGTGAGGCAAATTGGGTGCAATGCTGGCTACAACcaacagaggcgctgttgagtcagACTCAACTAGTTCAAAATAAGATGTTGACAATTCATGGAATAATAAGCATAAAAACAGATGTACTTGTATAAATGCCAATTATAAAATCAtatcttaaaataaattatCACCAATTTACCTCCAATTTGTAAAAGGCCCCTCCCAACAAATTCCAACCTAATGTGATGATATTTGAGATGTCTGGACATGTTAGATGAGATTT from Dunckerocampus dactyliophorus isolate RoL2022-P2 chromosome 8, RoL_Ddac_1.1, whole genome shotgun sequence encodes:
- the cdkn1a gene encoding cyclin-dependent kinase inhibitor 1 isoform X1, whose protein sequence is MPGINRLPVSPPVWDVLVWSLRKLRKMCRMMASRKRILSPLGKRPTRRSLFGPVDHKQLQADFQVELRKELKEASQRWSFDFITDKPLASGDFHWEGVPGADVPRLYRSCMLGWAEGEKVAEAAFSPKKRWVGPPQCEKENIPENVLESFPFNVEVTPEKKENGGLKRKQTNLTDFYQAKRRVVGTPRKSGV
- the cdkn1a gene encoding cyclin-dependent kinase inhibitor 1 isoform X2; its protein translation is MMASRKRILSPLGKRPTRRSLFGPVDHKQLQADFQVELRKELKEASQRWSFDFITDKPLASGDFHWEGVPGADVPRLYRSCMLGWAEGEKVAEAAFSPKKRWVGPPQCEKENIPENVLESFPFNVEVTPEKKENGGLKRKQTNLTDFYQAKRRVVGTPRKSGV